In Paludibaculum fermentans, the genomic stretch CGCGCAACAGTGCGGCTTGACCGCCGCCGACATCTACGTCCCGGCCCGCCGCCCGGGCCGCTAAAGCGAACGGGCCGGAAGCGCACGCCTCCGGCCCGTTCTTCTCGCTGCTGGAATGAGAGCTAGATCGTCATCGCCATGTAGCCGCCGTCGACACGCATGATGGAGCCCGTCACGAAGCTCGACGCCTTGTCGGACGCCAGATACACGGCCGCGCCCACCAGCTCCGACGCCTCGCCGAAGCGGTTCATCGGCGTGTGCTTCATGATGGAGGCCACGCGCTCATCCGTCAGCAGCTTGCGATTCTGCTCTGCCGGGAAGAAGCCCGGCAGGATCGCATTCACGCGCACACCCTGCGTCGCCCATTCGCGCGCCAGGAACTGTGTCACCTGGTTCACGCCGCCCTTGGCCACCGAATAGGTGAAGACCTTCGAAAGCGGCGGGCCGGAAGAAGCCGACGAGATATTGATGACGGAGCCGCCCTTGCCGGGCTGCACCATGTGCTGGCCGAAGACCTGGCAGGCCAGGAAGACGCTGGTGAGGTCGACATCCAGAATGCGGTGCCACTCCTCTTCGGTGATCTCGAAGAACGGGGTGCCCGAGTTGATGCCGGCCGCGTTCACGAGAACCTCGACATGGCCCAGCTCCGCCAGAATCGCGTCCAGCGCGGCCTGCAGGTCGGCCTTCTTCGTCGCGTCGACTTTCACGCCGATGGCGCGGCGGCCCAGGTCGCGAACCTGCGCGGCCCGGGCGTTCGCCGCATCCAGATTGAAATCGAGGATGGCGATGTCGGCGCCGGCACGGGCCAGCCCAAGGGCCATCTCGCCGGCCAACACGCCGCCGCCGCCGACGATGGCGGCTACTTTACCGGAAAGGTCAAAAAGATCGGACATTCTCAAACCTCAACTTTTCTTTGCTGTGGATAGGTTATCGCAGCCGGAGGGAGGGTTAAAAGCGCAGGCGCAGGACGAGCTGGACCGATCGCGAACCGCCGGACTGGAACACGGGAGCGAGCCCGCTGCCTGGGCTGCCCGTGCCTAACATGAGGTTGAGCATGGACGTCGACTGCCCGAACAGCGGGCTGGCCAGGGTTCTTACCGGATCGCCGAAGTTCGGGTGATTGAGGAGATTGAAGGCCTCGGCCCGCATCTCCAGCGTCTGGCGGCGGCTCAGCCGGAAGTCGCGGCGCACAGCCAGATCCATCTGCGACATGCCGAAACCGGCGATGCTGTTCCGTCCCAGGTTGCCTTGCCGCGCGGTCCCTGTGGTCTGGAAAGCGGCCGCGTTCAGCCGGCGTCCGCCCGGCGCGGTGGTGTCCTGGATCCAGACCGGTACGCCCGGCAGCAGGTTCGGCCGGAAGGCGTTGGAGAAGCTCAGCCCCATCGCGTACTCCTGGTTCACCACCGTGATGGGGAAGCCGGTGCGCGCGCGGTAGATGCCGTCGAACGTCACGCCGCGCATCACCCGCGGAGCGAAGGTGAATGCCGCCGTGAAGGAGTGGCGGATGTCGAAATCCGACGAGCCCCGATTGCTGCTGCCCGCCGTGGCTGTATTCACCAGGAACAAAGCCGCATCGCTCGAACTGTCGTCGATCGAGTGAGCCCAGGAATAGGAAACGTGCGCCTGCAGCGAGCGCGTCATCCTGCGCCGGTATTGGACGAGCAGGGCCCGGTAGTCCGACGAGGCGTGGTTGGTGGAAAGCACGGTCCGGATCAGCTCATTGCCGCCCTGCATCCCGTATTCGCGCCGCACCAGCCATTGCCCCTTGGCGACAACATAGCTGGCGGAGAGGAGGTTGTTGAGGCCGAAGGCGCGTTCCACTGAGAGGTTTCCCTGCTGCACGCGCGGCAGCCGGAGGTTGTTGTCGAAGCCGTACTGCAGGATGGTGGTGAACGGAGCCGACGCCCCGCTGGTGAACTGCTCCATGTTCAGCGGGCCGCCATTGACCAAGTCCGTCGCCAAACTCAGGCTGGAGTCGTAGTAGGAGCCATAGGCGGCGCGAACCACTATCTGCCCGGCCCGGTCTGGCCGCCAGGCCAAGCCGGCTCTGGGGGCGATGTTCGTATACCGCATGGGCCAGACCGCGGAACTGGGGCCCGTGCTGGTGGTGCCGCCGAACGGGTTCGCCGTCAGGTCCCTGGTGGTGGGCGCGGGCGCCAGCTCCCAGCGCACACCGGCCGTGAACGTCAGGGCACGATGGATGCGCCAGGTGTCCTGCACAAATAGCGAAGACTCCAGCAGGCGGCCGGCCCGGCTCTGCTGGGTAGAGGACGCCGTCCACAGATTGCGGCTCTCCACCAGGTCCTCGAGGCTCTCGGCGATGATACTGAAGCTGCCATCCACGTCGCGGCGCGAGGGGTCCAGCCGCCGCAGGTCGCCGCCGAAGCGGATCTGGTGGGCTCCGTGGATCACATAGGCGCTGGGCACAATTTGCCACTGCGTCTGGCGCTGCACGCTTTCGGCGCCGGAGACAGTCTGCCCCACGCCCGCGATCGAGAAACGGTAGAGATAGCTGCACGCGCTCTTGGTCGGCATGAAGGTGGTGGCCACCGCACTCAGCGAGCAGCCGGTGGAATCCGTCGGATCGGCGGGCCGCCATACCGAGTGCGCCTCGATGCGGGCGAAGTTCATCCGCAAATCGAAGACCGCATCAGGCCGCGGCCGGAAGTTGGCCGCCCAAGTCAGGGTACGGGAGCTGATGTTGAAGTCGCTGATCTGCGAACTGCCGAACCGGCTCGACGAAGGGGATTCCTGGAACCGCGCGAAGAGGGTGATCTTCGAGGTCAGGGCATGGTCCAGCCGGGCGCTCCCGTTGTCCGACCGCGCCGGGCGGCTGATGCGCCCCGTCCATTCGCCGATGTTCTGATCGAAGTTCCGCCCATTGGGCAGAGGGAAGAGTTCCAGCACCGGCCGCACCCAGTTCTGTACTCTCCCGCGCAGTTGCGCCGTCGGCACAGCCTGCATCCAGGAGGTGGGCTGCAGCAGCCGCAGCCCCTCGTAGTTCAGGAAGAAGAACGTGCGGTCGCGCAGCACCGGCCCGCCCAACGCTCCGCTGAAGTCGTTGACCCGCAAGGGCGTCCGGCTCGCGCCGGGTTCGTTCATAAACCAATCGTTGGCCGCCAGCCTTTCATGCCGGAAGAACTCGGTGAGGGCGCCGCGATACTCGTTCGAGCCGGACCGGCTGCTGAGCGACACCTGGGCGCCCGGGTAGCGCCCGAACTCTGATCCCGTGGAGGACGTCTGCACCACGAACTCGTTCAGCGAATCCAGCGCGATGATCCCCGCCAGTCCGCCGATCGCGGTCATCGACGGCAGGGTGCCGCCGGTGGTCTGGGCCGGCAGGCCGCCGCCGATCACGCCGGAGTTCGCGCTCACGCCATCCACCGAAAAGCCGTGTGTGTTGGGCCGCTGCCCGTTGGTGGTGAACTGGCCGGCTTCGCCTCGGGTCGCGGGCGTCACCACCGTCCCCGGAGCGAGTTCCAGCAGGCTGAGGATCCCACGGCCGTTTAGTGGAAGATTTTCAATGGGTTGGCGGCCGATCAACGTGCTGACCGAGGTCTCCTCGCGGCTCAGGCCGCCGGGTGTGTCCTCAACGGTGATGGTCTCCTGCATGCTGCCGATCTGGAGGCTGAAGTCGACCCGCGCGGCCAATGCGACGTCCAGCTTCACGCCAAAGCGCACCAGGGTGCGGAACCCGTCCTTGCGAACCATGACTTTGTATTGGCCCGGCTGCAGCGCGGCCACGAGATACGTGCCATCGGAGTGCGTCAGGGTCACCCGCCGGAAGCCGGTGTCTTCGCTGGAAACGCTCACGATGGCGGCCGGAACGGCGGCGCCGGAAGGATCGGTGATCTGCCCGGAGAGATGCGTCAGGGTTTGCGCCGTCAGGGGCGCAATCAGGAGACAGAAGGCAAACAGCGCGGGCGGCGGGCAGTGTCGCATGGCTGGCGAGCTTTTCTACTGCACCTCCCGGGCCATCTTCTCGAAACCTTCAGCCTGGACCATGAGGTCGGCCAGGCGGGCCAGCAAGTCACCGGGAATCGATTCGGCAGGACGCGCAGCCGGAGTCGCCGCCAGCGTCCCGGCCAGCAGCAGGTCCACCTGCCGGCTGGTATTAAAAAGCTGCTCCGTGGCGCCCTGCCAGGAGCCGGCGGAGAGCCCGGCCGCGGGCCGCGCATCCACCTTGGGAGCTACCTTGCGCAGGGCGGAAGCGAGCAGCTTCTGCAGGGTAGCCGCCTGGGCCAGAACGGCCGAGGCGTGATCGTGGCGCAATCCGGCCAGCAGCGCGCGCTCGTCGCTTGTCATGCCAGCTTCGATATTTGTAGAATATCGTTCCGCCAAGCGCCGCAGGGCATGCATGCGAGCCATCAGATCGTCACTGGACTCCAGCGCCCGGTCTGCAATACTCGTGAAAGCGGCCCGTCCGCCCAACGCGGACTCCAGGCGCCCCTGCAATTGTTCGATCTCCGGACTGGCCGCAGTGCCCGTGTTCGACAAATGTCGTTCCTGCTGGGGCGTGCTCGCGCTGCCCGCATCGTTAAACTGCAACCGGACCCGGGGTAGGGCGTCCAGGGCGGCGTGAAGCTCCTGCCGCCGTTCCGCCGGGACTCCAATGCCGGTGACTTCCACGGCCGGGCCGTTGCGGGTCACTTCCAAGGGCTGGTCGAGATCCGCTCCAATGCCGCGCAGCGCTTTGAAAACAAGAAGTTCGTCGTGTAACGTGGCCGGCTGCGCCAGGGCTTCCGGCGACACGAGACCCGGGCTGGAGTGGGGGGCTGCCGCGCTGGATACTATAGATGTAGATCCAAGGGCCGGCTCCTGGTCGGTTGCCAGCGCCTGAATCTCGATGGGTTCGTGATTCCGGAATTCCAGCAGGCCTGACGTGGGTTCCAGGTCCGACGCCCGCAAGGTGAGGGAAGCCGCGATCAGTTCACCAGAGTCCGTGGTCGTCCGGATCCGATGGTAGCGGCTCTCCGGTGCGGCGGCGTCCACGGTGGACACCAGTTCGTCGTGCTTGGACGGCAACTGGGACCGCCAGCGCTGAAACGTCCTGGCGCTGAGCGGATCGTCCCAATCGTAATTGGCCTGGCGGAACAGGGCCTCAATGGGCTCCAGTTCTTTATTTTGTGTCGCCTGGAGCGGGGAGCCGATCACGCGGGTCATCGTCGCGCTGCGAGTCTTGATCCTGACGCGCCGCACTTTGGCTGGCTTCGATTCGGCGGAGGCTACGGCGCGCCGCAGCAAGCTTGCGGCTTGCACGGCGGGCAACTGCCACGACTGCCAGACCAGCAGGGCGATCAGCGCGGTGGCGAGAGCCGCATAAGAGGTCCGGCGGATCGTCCATGCTCCTGTCAGCCAATCAGAAAACCGTGCAAACCAGGACTGTGAAGCG encodes the following:
- a CDS encoding TonB-dependent receptor, with amino-acid sequence MRHCPPPALFAFCLLIAPLTAQTLTHLSGQITDPSGAAVPAAIVSVSSEDTGFRRVTLTHSDGTYLVAALQPGQYKVMVRKDGFRTLVRFGVKLDVALAARVDFSLQIGSMQETITVEDTPGGLSREETSVSTLIGRQPIENLPLNGRGILSLLELAPGTVVTPATRGEAGQFTTNGQRPNTHGFSVDGVSANSGVIGGGLPAQTTGGTLPSMTAIGGLAGIIALDSLNEFVVQTSSTGSEFGRYPGAQVSLSSRSGSNEYRGALTEFFRHERLAANDWFMNEPGASRTPLRVNDFSGALGGPVLRDRTFFFLNYEGLRLLQPTSWMQAVPTAQLRGRVQNWVRPVLELFPLPNGRNFDQNIGEWTGRISRPARSDNGSARLDHALTSKITLFARFQESPSSSRFGSSQISDFNISSRTLTWAANFRPRPDAVFDLRMNFARIEAHSVWRPADPTDSTGCSLSAVATTFMPTKSACSYLYRFSIAGVGQTVSGAESVQRQTQWQIVPSAYVIHGAHQIRFGGDLRRLDPSRRDVDGSFSIIAESLEDLVESRNLWTASSTQQSRAGRLLESSLFVQDTWRIHRALTFTAGVRWELAPAPTTRDLTANPFGGTTSTGPSSAVWPMRYTNIAPRAGLAWRPDRAGQIVVRAAYGSYYDSSLSLATDLVNGGPLNMEQFTSGASAPFTTILQYGFDNNLRLPRVQQGNLSVERAFGLNNLLSASYVVAKGQWLVRREYGMQGGNELIRTVLSTNHASSDYRALLVQYRRRMTRSLQAHVSYSWAHSIDDSSSDAALFLVNTATAGSSNRGSSDFDIRHSFTAAFTFAPRVMRGVTFDGIYRARTGFPITVVNQEYAMGLSFSNAFRPNLLPGVPVWIQDTTAPGGRRLNAAAFQTTGTARQGNLGRNSIAGFGMSQMDLAVRRDFRLSRRQTLEMRAEAFNLLNHPNFGDPVRTLASPLFGQSTSMLNLMLGTGSPGSGLAPVFQSGGSRSVQLVLRLRF
- a CDS encoding SDR family oxidoreductase; this encodes MSDLFDLSGKVAAIVGGGGVLAGEMALGLARAGADIAILDFNLDAANARAAQVRDLGRRAIGVKVDATKKADLQAALDAILAELGHVEVLVNAAGINSGTPFFEITEEEWHRILDVDLTSVFLACQVFGQHMVQPGKGGSVINISSASSGPPLSKVFTYSVAKGGVNQVTQFLAREWATQGVRVNAILPGFFPAEQNRKLLTDERVASIMKHTPMNRFGEASELVGAAVYLASDKASSFVTGSIMRVDGGYMAMTI